The Niastella koreensis GR20-10 genome includes a window with the following:
- a CDS encoding toll/interleukin-1 receptor domain-containing protein, whose amino-acid sequence MSSFFISYSRKDLAFAETLRKHIQLMDSGHDVFLDLYKIKTGVRWKQYLLSSVRKNDFFILILSNNSAISTFVQQEVKWVQQDELKTGVRKLFIIRIDDVPIPTYMSTFQVLNATGNFVIDFYKLMEGINGKASYFKIMHEKESDSPTGYWIKLYVDAPLPFLQKIEKVEYRFDYEFQCSKFVDAVEIVENKRGAYKKNYAVEFWISEPILVFIVLYLKSMRQITFEHRIPLYF is encoded by the coding sequence ATGTCATCTTTTTTTATATCCTACTCCAGAAAGGATTTAGCTTTTGCAGAGACATTAAGAAAGCATATTCAGTTGATGGATTCAGGACACGATGTGTTTCTTGATCTCTATAAAATAAAAACCGGTGTTAGATGGAAACAATATCTTTTGAGCAGTGTCAGGAAAAATGATTTTTTTATACTGATTTTGTCAAATAATTCTGCAATTTCAACATTTGTACAACAGGAAGTAAAATGGGTACAACAGGATGAGCTGAAAACAGGCGTTCGAAAATTATTTATTATCCGAATTGATGATGTCCCGATACCAACCTACATGAGTACCTTTCAAGTGCTGAATGCTACCGGAAATTTCGTTATTGACTTCTATAAATTAATGGAAGGCATTAATGGAAAAGCGTCTTATTTCAAAATTATGCACGAAAAAGAATCAGATTCACCAACCGGGTATTGGATAAAATTATATGTGGATGCGCCACTTCCTTTCTTGCAAAAAATTGAAAAAGTTGAATATCGATTCGACTATGAATTTCAATGTAGTAAATTTGTAGATGCAGTAGAGATTGTGGAAAATAAAAGAGGTGCTTATAAAAAAAACTATGCGGTTGAATTTTGGATAAGTGAGCCTATACTTGTGTTTATTGTGCTTTATTTAAAGAGCATGAGGCAGATCACCTTTGAACACAGAATACCTCTTTATTTTTAA
- a CDS encoding carbonic anhydrase, producing the protein MNNLVHNYKKRVQGFDDSYRELLTGNLEFVKSSLKKDRDFFQKLASGQFPEILWIGCADSRVPANQITATEAGKIFEHRNIANVCQHSDINLLSVLDYSINSLQVKHVIVAGHYRCGGVYAALKGQLVGLIDHWLLHIRDIYDQHRHEIDSLNNEIEKWDKLVELNVLHQVYNLSRAPIIDKSWMDGSEVVIHGWVIDLESGFVKEMYQSDINFRTDSKVWAID; encoded by the coding sequence ATGAATAACTTAGTTCACAATTACAAAAAACGTGTTCAGGGTTTCGACGACAGTTATCGGGAATTGTTAACTGGAAATTTGGAGTTTGTTAAAAGCTCATTAAAGAAAGACAGAGATTTTTTTCAAAAACTTGCCTCCGGTCAATTCCCTGAAATTCTTTGGATCGGTTGCGCAGACAGCCGTGTTCCGGCGAACCAAATAACAGCGACTGAGGCAGGCAAAATTTTCGAACATCGCAATATTGCAAACGTTTGCCAGCATTCGGATATCAATCTATTGAGTGTGTTGGATTACTCAATTAATAGTCTTCAGGTTAAGCATGTTATTGTAGCAGGTCATTATCGATGTGGCGGAGTTTACGCAGCCTTAAAGGGTCAACTAGTGGGGCTAATCGACCACTGGTTGTTACACATCCGCGACATTTATGATCAACATCGTCATGAAATCGATTCCTTAAATAACGAAATCGAGAAGTGGGATAAACTCGTAGAGTTAAATGTACTACATCAAGTATATAATCTGTCCCGTGCGCCAATTATTGACAAATCTTGGATGGACGGTTCAGAGGTAGTTATCCACGGTTGGGTAATAGATTTAGAATCAGGTTTTGTAAAGGAGATGTATCAAAGCGATATAAATTTTAGGACTGATAGTAAAGTCTGGGCAATTGATTGA
- the cynS gene encoding cyanase, with amino-acid sequence MEKKSLIEQIKAGKKAKGVTYTDLAKAIGASEVWTVHALLRQATLSQPDANKIGEMLGLSSEIIEELQTIPTKGHDDSGTPLDPTLYRLQEMMQSFGPAIKLLINEKFGDGAMSGISFHMDVERLESTDGPHVKLTMTGKYLSFNKF; translated from the coding sequence ATGGAAAAGAAATCATTAATTGAACAAATCAAAGCTGGCAAAAAAGCGAAGGGTGTTACTTATACTGATCTTGCTAAAGCAATTGGGGCAAGTGAAGTGTGGACTGTTCACGCCTTGCTTCGTCAGGCAACATTAAGTCAGCCGGATGCAAACAAAATTGGCGAGATGCTAGGACTATCATCTGAGATAATTGAAGAGCTACAAACAATACCGACTAAAGGTCATGATGATAGCGGAACGCCTCTTGATCCGACCTTGTATCGTCTACAGGAAATGATGCAAAGTTTTGGCCCGGCCATTAAATTGCTGATCAACGAGAAGTTCGGCGATGGCGCAATGAGTGGTATAAGCTTCCATATGGACGTTGAAAGATTAGAAAGCACAGATGGGCCACATGTAAAATTGACTATGACCGGTAAGTACTTATCGTTTAATAAATTTTAA
- a CDS encoding toll/interleukin-1 receptor domain-containing protein, which produces MLFISHSSKDLQIVSTLVNLIQSSLTIPMEEIRCTSLDGYRLAGGVPIHESLRQEVHEADAFIGLISYHSLQSTYVAFELGARWGANKNLIPLLAPGFKIHDLKAPLTELNTLSCENAAHLQQLVRELADKLQVKLNASDRYQQKIDETLALPRISKMIIPEYLLKELEIDFSTRKDRIPGSQREILDYIENETRRRESIPQRDFEIKFGHKVKSVYWRLESLCYLGFISKEVTDHRDEKPTYNYRLTKEYKASIGL; this is translated from the coding sequence ATGTTGTTCATAAGTCACAGTTCAAAAGATTTGCAAATCGTTAGTACCCTGGTTAATTTAATTCAATCGTCTTTAACCATACCTATGGAAGAAATACGATGTACAAGCTTGGATGGATACCGCCTTGCAGGGGGAGTACCTATTCATGAAAGCCTTCGCCAAGAGGTTCATGAAGCCGATGCTTTTATTGGCTTGATTTCTTACCACAGTCTTCAATCAACGTACGTTGCTTTCGAATTGGGAGCACGTTGGGGCGCAAATAAAAACCTTATTCCACTTCTTGCCCCCGGATTTAAAATACATGACCTTAAGGCACCCCTTACAGAGCTTAACACACTATCCTGTGAAAATGCTGCTCACTTGCAACAGCTTGTTAGAGAGCTTGCAGATAAGTTACAAGTGAAATTAAATGCCTCAGATAGGTACCAGCAAAAAATAGATGAAACACTTGCTCTTCCCCGAATATCAAAAATGATTATACCCGAGTATTTGTTAAAGGAACTGGAGATTGATTTTTCTACACGTAAAGACAGGATTCCCGGAAGTCAAAGGGAAATTCTTGATTATATAGAAAATGAAACTAGAAGGCGAGAGAGTATTCCTCAAAGAGATTTTGAAATCAAATTTGGTCATAAAGTAAAATCAGTTTATTGGCGATTAGAGTCATTATGTTATTTGGGATTCATTTCGAAAGAAGTAACAGACCATAGGGATGAGAAGCCGACTTATAATTATAGATTAACGAAGGAATACAAAGCTAGTATAGGCCTGTGA